One Lysinibacillus fusiformis genomic window carries:
- a CDS encoding response regulator: protein MKEKLVITCILFESWCPSVIRVIIMDDEPLALINMEKRLKEFDSIEIVKSFSTLNDLLTEGPTLDIQVAFLDVEMPGMNGLEIAQLLKQWHRNIHIIFVTAYRDYAVQAFEIQSLDYLLKPISKSRLETTINRIQELSQHEKKFPPSQKHNEPSLRIQCFGGFNVSFNGKIVHWRTVKTKELFAFLFSNLYSHVPRDIIIDALWAETDYKKARVQLHTTISYLRTTLSALGYVNVLHYANGCYTLQLEDFQCDVLDLEQLLKHKEENDELDVEKAEIFIQNHHGDYMATLDYPWTNGKGNFFNNQFTILLNFLVEHYTATHALKRRELILLLSLDYSPYSDKIIQQLLQHYIEVDNRANAIRIYNTFRDNLFTDLGILPNQDTIELFNTISEE from the coding sequence TTGAAAGAAAAATTAGTAATAACATGCATATTATTTGAAAGTTGGTGCCCGTCTGTGATTAGAGTAATAATAATGGACGATGAGCCATTAGCTCTTATTAACATGGAGAAAAGGTTAAAAGAATTTGATTCCATTGAAATCGTTAAATCTTTTTCAACCTTAAATGATTTACTTACTGAGGGACCCACATTGGATATTCAAGTAGCATTTTTAGATGTTGAAATGCCTGGTATGAATGGCTTAGAAATAGCCCAATTATTAAAACAATGGCATAGGAATATTCATATCATTTTTGTTACAGCATACCGTGATTACGCTGTTCAAGCATTTGAAATTCAATCCCTCGACTATTTATTAAAGCCCATCTCAAAATCGAGATTAGAGACAACAATAAATAGAATTCAAGAACTCTCCCAGCACGAAAAAAAATTCCCTCCCTCACAAAAACACAATGAACCATCTCTTAGAATACAATGCTTTGGAGGGTTTAATGTCTCCTTTAATGGTAAAATTGTTCACTGGCGAACTGTGAAAACAAAGGAGTTATTTGCCTTTCTTTTTTCTAATCTCTATAGTCATGTACCTCGGGATATAATTATCGATGCACTATGGGCAGAGACAGATTACAAAAAGGCTAGGGTACAATTGCATACAACAATTTCCTATTTACGGACCACCCTGTCCGCTTTAGGTTATGTAAACGTGCTTCATTATGCAAATGGATGTTATACCTTACAGTTAGAGGATTTTCAATGTGATGTGCTTGACTTGGAACAATTATTGAAACATAAAGAAGAGAACGATGAGCTCGATGTAGAAAAAGCGGAGATATTTATACAAAATCATCACGGTGATTATATGGCGACATTAGATTATCCATGGACTAATGGTAAAGGGAATTTTTTTAATAACCAATTTACAATCTTACTAAATTTTTTAGTAGAACATTATACTGCTACACATGCACTAAAAAGACGGGAACTTATCCTACTATTATCTTTAGATTATAGTCCTTATTCAGATAAAATCATTCAACAGCTTCTTCAGCATTATATAGAAGTAGATAATCGCGCAAATGCAATAAGAATATACAATACATTTAGAGATAACTTGTTTACGGACCTTGGCATTCTCCCTAACCAAGATACCATCGAGCTATTCAATACTATTTCGGAAGAATAA
- a CDS encoding GGDEF domain-containing protein, producing the protein MIVSIVMVSILVTTTISIWGSYQSFNEILIENNRDLQEEYQKEISKIKEVAMQDSENVIESEAMFEQAANHLLEVKVVSFNVLIERLVFPLVLSIVMIAALIVWIAIKIVRPLKGLATGIEGRGAIQSLEEIDDWYLEAYHLKKAALNTLTKSRKRIADLTNQLKLDSLTGIPNRRSMDQVLNELFTNKVPHAIVLIDLDNFKNVNDTYGHTAGDEVLKAFAKIMQESVIKHGICFRYGGEEFMIILPTTTIEEAVEVAENLRVKQALAENLFGQPVTLSAGITAFSTAIKTPKQLIATADQALYEAKQSGRNCICVVEEFSGTTF; encoded by the coding sequence TTGATTGTTAGTATTGTGATGGTAAGTATACTCGTTACAACTACTATAAGTATTTGGGGCAGTTATCAAAGTTTTAACGAAATACTTATAGAAAATAACCGTGACCTGCAAGAGGAGTATCAAAAGGAAATTTCTAAAATAAAAGAAGTGGCAATGCAAGATTCTGAGAATGTTATAGAATCAGAAGCGATGTTTGAACAAGCGGCTAATCATTTACTCGAAGTAAAAGTCGTTTCATTTAATGTCCTTATAGAAAGATTAGTATTTCCTTTAGTGCTATCTATAGTAATGATAGCTGCATTAATTGTATGGATCGCTATTAAAATTGTTCGACCTCTAAAAGGTCTTGCAACGGGTATAGAGGGAAGGGGTGCAATACAAAGTTTAGAGGAAATTGATGACTGGTATTTGGAAGCATATCACTTAAAAAAAGCAGCGTTGAATACGTTAACAAAGTCAAGGAAAAGGATAGCTGATTTAACTAATCAATTAAAGCTAGATTCATTAACAGGCATTCCGAATCGCAGGAGTATGGATCAAGTATTAAATGAATTATTTACAAATAAAGTACCGCATGCAATTGTTCTGATAGATTTAGATAATTTTAAAAATGTAAACGATACATATGGTCATACAGCGGGTGATGAAGTATTAAAAGCTTTTGCAAAGATTATGCAAGAGAGCGTCATTAAACATGGAATTTGTTTTCGCTATGGTGGAGAAGAGTTTATGATTATTTTACCAACTACTACGATAGAGGAAGCTGTGGAGGTAGCAGAGAATTTACGGGTTAAACAAGCTTTGGCAGAAAATCTTTTTGGGCAACCAGTTACCTTGTCAGCAGGAATTACTGCATTTTCAACAGCGATAAAAACCCCTAAACAGTTGATTGCTACAGCTGATCAGGCTTTATATGAGGCTAAACAATCTGGGAGGAATTGTATTTGTGTAGTTGAGGAATTTTCAGGTACAACTTTCTAA